In Pleuronectes platessa chromosome 4, fPlePla1.1, whole genome shotgun sequence, the following proteins share a genomic window:
- the anxa1a gene encoding annexin A1a, whose amino-acid sequence MAFVQAFLQQTVYLGLPDDSVLKNEGTVTAAPNFSSSGDAAVLDKAIKAKGVDENTIIEILVKRSNEQRQQIKQAYQQASGKPLDSALKSALKGDLEEVVLALLKTPAQYDAQQLKLAMKGLGTEEPTLIEILASRTNREIEDIKKVYKEEYKKDLEEDIRSDTGGEFRTALLALCKAGRTEGVSEQLVDSDARALYEAGEGRKGKDCSAFIEILTTRSALHLRRVFERYSKYSKVDMATAIDLEMKGDIESCLTAVVKCVGSRPAFFAEKLNLAMKGSGTRKNILTRIMVSRSELDMKMIKNEYKKNYGKALYQDILDDTKGDYEKILLALCGGEN is encoded by the exons ATGGCCTTTGTCCAAGCCTTCCTGCAGCAGACGGTCTATCTGGGCTTGCCCGATGACTCA GTCCTAAAGAATGAAGGAACAGTGACCGCAGCACCCAACTTCAGCTCCAGCGGAGACGCAGCAGTCCTGGACAAGGCCATCAAGGCAAAAG GTGTGGACGAAAACACCATCATTGAAATTCTGGTGAAAAGGAGCAACGAGCAGAGGCAGCAGATTAAACAGGCTTACCAGCAGGCCAGTGGCAAG CCTCTGGATTCAGCGCTGAAGAGCGCCCTGAAGGGAGATCTGGAGGAAGTGGTGTTGGCCTTGCTGAAAACACCAGCCCAGTATGACGCCCAGCAGCTGAAACTGGCCATGAAG GGTCTGGGAACAGAGGAGCCCACCCTCATAGAGATTTTGGCGTCCCGGACCAACAGAGAGATCGAGGATATAAAGAAAGTCTACAAGGAGG AATACAAGAAGGATCTGGAGGAAGACATCAGGTCCGACACCGGTGGAGAATTCAGGACTGCTCTCCTTGCACTCTGCAAG GCCGGCAGGACTGAAGGAGTTTCCGAGCAGCTGGTCGACAGCGATGCCAGGGCTCTGTACGAGGCTGGCGAGGGGAGGAAGGGCAAAGACTGCTCTGCCTTCATTGAAATCCTGACCACCAGGAGTGCCCTTCATCTCCGCAGAG TGTTTGAGAGATACTCAAAGTACAGCAAAGTGGACATGGCCACGGCTATCGACCTGGAGATGAAAGGAGACATTGAAAGCTGTCTCACTGCAGTCG TGAAGTGTGTTGGAAGTAGGCCTGCGTTCTTTGCTGAGAAGCTCAACTTGGCCATGAAG GGTAGCGGTACCCGCAAGAACATCCTGACTCGCATCATGGTGAGCCGCTCTGAACTGGACATGAAAATGATCAAGAACGAGTACAAGAAAAACTACGGCAAAGCACTGTACCAGGATATTCTG gatGACACTAAAGGAGACTACGAGAAGATTCTGCTCGCTCTCTGTGGGGGTGAAAACTAA